A DNA window from Rhizobium jaguaris contains the following coding sequences:
- a CDS encoding carbohydrate kinase family protein, with the protein MAKKILVLGGAHIDRRGRIFGETAPGASNPGAWFEEPGGGGFNAARNLARLGFDVRLISPRGGDAAGEMVADAARNAGVDDKPFVFLDRKTPSYTAILEHDGNLVIALADMELYKLFVPRRLAIRAIRDAFAATDLILCDANLPAETLAAIATRAADCGKPLAAIAISPAKVVRLKPSLAGIDHLFLNEAEAVALTESRPDDPRHWVAGLRSLGLKGGVITRGKRELIAFSGDNAISLQPPIVDEVADVTGAGDSLAAGVLAALLAGHDLGEAVRYGAAAAAITVQSPFATAENLSPELLKATLALVPEAAILS; encoded by the coding sequence ATGGCGAAGAAGATTCTGGTGCTGGGTGGTGCCCATATCGATCGGCGCGGCCGCATCTTCGGCGAGACGGCGCCGGGGGCCAGCAACCCGGGCGCATGGTTTGAAGAGCCGGGCGGCGGCGGCTTCAACGCGGCGCGCAATCTGGCTCGCCTCGGCTTCGATGTGCGGCTGATCTCGCCGCGCGGCGGCGACGCAGCCGGCGAGATGGTGGCGGACGCCGCGCGCAATGCCGGGGTCGATGACAAGCCCTTCGTTTTCCTCGATCGCAAGACGCCGAGCTATACCGCAATCCTGGAACACGACGGCAATTTGGTGATCGCGCTTGCCGATATGGAGCTCTACAAACTGTTTGTGCCGCGCCGGCTGGCAATCCGCGCTATTCGCGACGCCTTCGCGGCTACCGACCTGATCCTCTGCGATGCCAACCTTCCGGCCGAAACGCTGGCGGCTATCGCAACGCGTGCCGCCGATTGCGGCAAGCCGTTGGCCGCGATCGCAATTTCGCCGGCCAAGGTGGTGCGCCTGAAACCAAGCCTTGCCGGTATCGACCATCTTTTTCTGAACGAAGCGGAAGCCGTGGCATTGACCGAAAGCCGCCCCGACGACCCGCGCCATTGGGTTGCGGGATTGCGCTCACTCGGCCTCAAAGGTGGTGTGATCACCCGCGGAAAGCGCGAGTTGATCGCCTTCTCCGGCGATAACGCGATCAGCCTGCAGCCCCCCATCGTCGATGAGGTGGCCGATGTTACCGGGGCAGGCGACTCGCTCGCCGCCGGTGTTCTTGCCGCACTGCTTGCCGGCCACGATCTCGGCGAAGCCGTGCGCTATGGAGCGGCGGCGGCGGCGATCACCGTGCAGTCACCTTTCGCCACCGCGGAAAATCTTTCGCCCGAGCTTCTGAAGGCAACGCTGGCTCTTGTTCCCGAAGCCGCTATTCTATCTTGA
- a CDS encoding pseudouridine-5'-phosphate glycosidase, with product MTKPISPSLPISYSKEVAAAKLRGAPLVALESTIITHGMPYPGNIEMARSVEAIIRQEGAVPATIAVIHGVLHIGLEPAELEALAKTSGAMKVSRADLAFAIAERRTGATTVAATMIAAARAGIKVFATGGIGGVHRGAEESFDISADLEELARTDVIVVCAGAKAILDIPKTLEVLETRGVPVVTYDSAEFPAFWSRSSGLPSPLTLNSPAAIANFQTTREQLGIDGGMLIANPVPEADEIPREEMEIYIERALDSAERDEIAGKAVTPYLLSTIFDITDGRSLKTNISLVENNARLAAEIAVALAE from the coding sequence ATGACCAAGCCCATTTCACCCTCGCTGCCGATCTCCTATTCGAAGGAGGTTGCTGCCGCCAAGCTGCGCGGCGCGCCGTTGGTGGCGCTGGAATCGACCATCATAACCCACGGCATGCCCTATCCAGGCAATATCGAGATGGCACGCAGCGTCGAGGCGATCATCCGGCAGGAAGGCGCCGTTCCGGCGACGATCGCCGTCATTCACGGCGTGCTGCATATTGGCCTGGAGCCGGCAGAGCTGGAAGCGCTTGCCAAGACCAGCGGCGCGATGAAGGTGTCGCGCGCCGATCTCGCCTTCGCGATTGCCGAGCGCCGCACAGGCGCCACCACCGTTGCCGCAACGATGATTGCCGCGGCGCGGGCCGGCATCAAGGTCTTCGCGACCGGCGGCATTGGCGGCGTACATCGCGGCGCTGAGGAAAGCTTCGATATCTCGGCCGACCTGGAAGAGCTCGCCCGCACCGACGTCATCGTCGTTTGCGCCGGCGCCAAGGCCATCCTCGATATCCCGAAAACACTCGAAGTGCTGGAAACCCGCGGCGTCCCTGTCGTCACCTATGACAGCGCCGAATTCCCCGCCTTCTGGTCGCGTTCTTCCGGCCTGCCGAGCCCGCTCACGCTGAATAGCCCGGCCGCGATCGCCAACTTCCAGACAACGCGTGAACAGCTCGGGATCGACGGCGGCATGCTGATCGCCAATCCCGTGCCGGAAGCCGATGAAATCCCGCGCGAGGAAATGGAGATTTACATCGAGCGCGCCCTGGACAGCGCCGAGCGCGACGAGATCGCCGGCAAGGCGGTTACCCCCTACCTGCTCAGCACCATCTTCGATATCACCGACGGCCGCAGCCTCAAGACCAATATCTCGCTCGTCGAAAACAATGCTCGCCTTGCCGCTGAGATCGCGGTTGCTCTGGCCGAATAA
- the trpS gene encoding tryptophan--tRNA ligase: MSSPIDNRPVILTGDRTTGPLHLGHYVGSLRNRVALQHSHRQFLLLADTQALTDNAHDPDRIRRNVLEVAFDYLAVGIDPAATTICVQSALPALAELTLLYLNFVTVGRLERNPTIKTEIQLRGFERDIPVGFLCYPVAQAADITAFKATLVPVGEDQAPLIEQTNEIVRRLNRQVGRDVLPEAEAMIPMVGRLPGIDGKAKMSKSQGNAIPLSASPDDIRQAVRGMFTDPDHLRAVDPGKVEGNVVFTYLDAFAEDKDFVEELKARYRKGGLGDMVVKRQLENILQALLAPIRERRKRFAGDPGYVLDMLRQGTLRAKERTEATFAELRAALGLFTFT; encoded by the coding sequence ATGTCTTCACCTATCGATAACAGACCGGTCATTCTTACCGGCGACCGCACCACCGGTCCTCTCCATCTCGGTCATTATGTCGGGTCCCTCAGGAACCGCGTTGCCCTTCAGCATAGCCACCGGCAATTCCTGCTTCTCGCGGATACGCAGGCCCTGACCGACAACGCCCATGATCCGGACAGGATTCGCCGCAACGTGCTGGAAGTGGCCTTCGACTATCTCGCAGTCGGGATCGATCCGGCCGCAACAACGATCTGCGTGCAGTCCGCCTTGCCGGCGCTGGCGGAGTTGACGCTGCTCTATCTGAACTTCGTGACTGTCGGACGGCTGGAGCGCAACCCGACGATCAAGACGGAAATCCAGCTTCGCGGTTTCGAGCGCGATATTCCGGTAGGATTTCTTTGCTATCCCGTCGCTCAGGCGGCTGACATCACCGCCTTCAAGGCGACGCTCGTTCCGGTGGGCGAAGATCAGGCCCCATTGATCGAGCAAACCAACGAAATCGTACGTCGTCTCAACCGGCAGGTCGGCCGCGACGTTCTCCCGGAGGCCGAAGCGATGATACCGATGGTGGGCCGCCTGCCGGGCATCGACGGCAAGGCTAAGATGAGCAAGTCGCAGGGCAATGCCATCCCGCTATCCGCCTCGCCCGATGATATTCGGCAAGCCGTGCGCGGAATGTTCACCGATCCCGACCATCTGCGCGCCGTCGATCCGGGAAAGGTCGAAGGCAATGTCGTCTTCACCTATCTCGATGCATTTGCCGAGGACAAGGATTTCGTCGAGGAGCTGAAGGCGCGCTATCGAAAGGGCGGCCTTGGCGACATGGTCGTGAAACGACAGCTCGAAAATATTCTGCAAGCTCTGCTCGCTCCGATCCGCGAGCGCCGTAAGCGCTTCGCCGGTGATCCCGGCTATGTTCTGGACATGCTGCGGCAAGGCACGCTCAGGGCTAAAGAGCGGACGGAGGCAACCTTTGCAGAACTGCGCGCCGCTTTAGGTCTATTCACCTTCACCTAA
- the cckA gene encoding cell cycle histidine kinase CckA, producing MTKQRQSDEYSVPLVDRGVRSGTALRIILLALVLVAAAVAFVVFKDQLDNETVLGGLGILAMVGIFFLVSSIIGFVEVMPQTQSDSLARSFLNSHPDGTLITDEKGRIIYANAAYGRLTGAAKATEVQSLETLLSRNRESNEALYRLANGLRDGKEGSEEFRLLKPLGPEEGNGNGAHWYRLKARVLPPEQGSGKALHIWQVTDITSERDDQERFFKELQNAIDYLDHAPAGFFSAGRKGEIFYLNATLAEWLGFDLTKFTPGSMTIGDLVAGEGLALIQSVQAEPGLKKTVSLDLDLRRANGQSLPVQIVHSVTSMRDGAPGESRTIVLTRQNGGDNDQSASVAAMRFSRFFNNTPMAIASVDGAGRILRTNAPFLKLFSDLVSRDDIERGAALETIVYEADRPRLEQALAAAKDRQGDIPPIDSRNPNDDTRHFRFYVNAVIDQTDEAPEEAAIVYAVEVTEQKALETQMAQTQKLNAVGTLAGGIAHDFNNVLTAILLSSDHLLLQARPSDASFADLMEIKRNANRAAVLVRQLLAFSRKQTMRPTILNLTDVIGDLRMLVDRLLSGTHVKLDVDYGRDLWPVKTDLSQFEQVLINLCVNARDAMPGGGTLTLRTRNLSATDVASFNYAYLPHEEMVLVEVSDTGTGIAPDIMDKIFEPFFTTKEVGKGTGLGLAMVYGIIKQSGGYIHPESEVGKGTTFRIFLPRHIVEIPTIIEGQVSESRDISAMDQSVAAIVPPPDEPADLTGKSAVVLLVEDEEAVRRGGKRMLETRGYTVYEAGSGVEALDIMDELDGQVDVVVSDVVMPEMDGPSLLRELRKKYPDMKFIFVSGYAEDAFARNLPADAKFGFLPKPFSLKQLAVVVRETLDR from the coding sequence ATGACGAAGCAGCGTCAGTCCGACGAGTATAGCGTGCCGCTGGTGGATCGCGGGGTTCGGTCGGGCACCGCATTGCGCATCATCCTGCTTGCCCTGGTGCTGGTGGCCGCCGCCGTGGCTTTTGTGGTCTTCAAGGACCAGCTTGACAATGAAACGGTGCTTGGCGGGCTCGGCATTCTTGCTATGGTCGGCATCTTCTTCCTTGTCTCCTCCATCATCGGCTTCGTCGAGGTCATGCCGCAGACGCAGTCCGACAGCCTGGCGCGTTCGTTCCTGAACAGCCATCCGGACGGCACGCTGATTACGGACGAAAAGGGCCGTATCATCTACGCCAATGCCGCCTACGGTCGGTTGACGGGCGCAGCCAAGGCTACCGAAGTGCAATCGCTGGAAACGCTGCTATCCCGCAATCGCGAATCCAACGAGGCGCTATACCGTCTCGCCAACGGTTTGCGCGATGGCAAGGAAGGTTCGGAGGAATTTCGGCTCCTAAAGCCGCTCGGCCCAGAGGAAGGCAATGGCAACGGCGCACATTGGTATCGCTTGAAGGCGCGTGTACTGCCGCCAGAGCAGGGGAGCGGCAAAGCACTGCATATCTGGCAGGTCACCGACATTACCTCGGAGCGGGACGATCAGGAGCGTTTCTTCAAGGAACTGCAGAACGCCATCGACTATCTCGATCATGCGCCGGCGGGCTTCTTTTCGGCCGGCCGCAAGGGCGAGATATTCTATCTGAATGCGACACTTGCCGAATGGCTCGGCTTCGATCTCACCAAATTCACGCCGGGCTCGATGACCATCGGCGATCTCGTCGCCGGCGAGGGCTTGGCTCTGATCCAGTCCGTGCAGGCCGAGCCCGGGCTGAAAAAGACGGTGTCACTCGATCTCGACCTGCGCCGCGCCAATGGCCAGAGCTTGCCGGTGCAGATTGTCCACAGCGTCACGTCGATGCGCGACGGCGCGCCGGGCGAAAGCCGCACCATCGTGCTGACGCGACAGAATGGCGGCGACAACGATCAATCCGCGTCTGTTGCGGCGATGCGCTTCAGCCGCTTCTTCAACAATACGCCGATGGCGATTGCCTCAGTCGACGGTGCAGGGCGCATTCTGCGCACCAACGCACCTTTCCTGAAACTCTTCTCCGATCTCGTATCGCGTGACGATATCGAGCGTGGTGCTGCTCTCGAGACCATCGTTTATGAAGCTGACCGGCCGCGGCTCGAACAGGCGCTTGCCGCCGCCAAGGACCGGCAAGGTGATATCCCGCCGATCGACTCCCGCAACCCGAACGATGACACGCGGCATTTCCGCTTCTATGTCAATGCCGTCATCGACCAGACTGACGAAGCGCCTGAGGAAGCGGCCATCGTCTATGCCGTCGAAGTGACCGAGCAGAAGGCGCTGGAAACGCAAATGGCGCAGACGCAGAAGCTGAATGCGGTCGGCACGCTCGCCGGCGGCATCGCGCATGATTTCAACAACGTGCTGACGGCGATCTTGCTGTCTTCGGACCATCTGTTGCTGCAGGCGCGGCCATCCGACGCGAGCTTTGCCGACTTGATGGAGATCAAGCGCAACGCCAACCGTGCCGCTGTGCTGGTGCGGCAATTGCTGGCCTTCTCGCGCAAACAGACGATGCGGCCGACGATCCTCAATCTGACTGACGTGATCGGCGACCTGCGTATGCTGGTGGACCGGCTGCTTTCGGGCACGCACGTCAAACTGGATGTCGACTATGGTCGCGATCTCTGGCCGGTGAAGACCGACCTGTCGCAGTTCGAGCAGGTGCTGATCAATCTCTGCGTCAACGCCCGCGACGCCATGCCGGGCGGCGGCACCTTGACGCTGCGCACCCGCAATTTGTCGGCAACAGATGTGGCCTCTTTCAACTACGCCTATCTGCCGCATGAGGAAATGGTGCTGGTCGAGGTCAGCGACACGGGTACGGGCATCGCGCCCGATATCATGGATAAGATCTTCGAGCCCTTCTTCACGACGAAGGAAGTGGGCAAAGGCACCGGGCTTGGGCTCGCCATGGTCTACGGCATCATCAAGCAATCGGGCGGCTATATCCATCCAGAATCCGAAGTCGGCAAGGGCACGACCTTCCGCATCTTCCTGCCGCGCCACATCGTTGAGATCCCCACGATTATCGAAGGGCAGGTCTCCGAGAGCCGCGATATCTCGGCGATGGATCAGAGCGTCGCCGCCATCGTCCCCCCGCCGGACGAGCCTGCCGACCTCACCGGGAAGTCGGCCGTCGTTCTCCTGGTCGAGGACGAGGAGGCTGTGCGCCGTGGCGGCAAGCGCATGCTCGAGACGCGCGGCTATACAGTCTACGAGGCAGGGTCCGGCGTCGAGGCGCTCGACATCATGGATGAGCTGGACGGGCAGGTGGATGTCGTCGTCTCCGACGTTGTCATGCCGGAGATGGACGGGCCTTCGCTGTTGCGCGAATTGCGTAAAAAATATCCCGACATGAAATTCATCTTCGTGTCCGGCTATGCTGAAGATGCCTTTGCCCGCAATTTGCCGGCCGACGCCAAATTCGGTTTCCTGCCCAAGCCCTTCTCTCTGAAGCAGCTTGCCGTCGTCGTTAGAGAGACGCTGGATCGATAG
- a CDS encoding flagellar biosynthetic protein FliO — protein MWDEIAGAYGSRFFLAAGGVGIALLLLICILWIFRNRAPSPFVRGGKNRQPRLQVLDAAAVDARRRLVLVRRDGIEHLIMIGGPTDIVIESGISDAAKAGMPGPVGTPLAFEQRLEPAQEAPRVDHQSAAGLQPSMPEEVSLESPMRPEPQAGFEPPPRRVTPAVEQPAPASQQRAQQSAAMLGEAEVAEILDAARQHVLPQEPARVAPAAQPIRPSVVAAAPVVAPPPVREPGTEFQRILEAEMSNNLTAERIIPNAQAQRQIQQQPAVSPQQRRDPELAPMAGSDAALQKEVARIFGEMSVNRDK, from the coding sequence ATGTGGGACGAAATCGCCGGGGCTTACGGCAGTCGCTTCTTCCTCGCAGCCGGTGGGGTCGGCATTGCCCTTCTTCTGCTGATCTGCATCCTCTGGATCTTCCGCAACCGAGCGCCCTCGCCTTTCGTGCGCGGCGGCAAAAACCGCCAGCCTCGCCTGCAGGTGCTTGATGCTGCTGCCGTCGACGCTCGCCGCCGTCTCGTGTTGGTACGGCGCGATGGCATCGAGCATCTTATCATGATCGGCGGCCCGACCGATATCGTCATTGAGTCCGGCATTTCGGATGCGGCCAAGGCAGGCATGCCGGGGCCGGTCGGAACGCCCTTGGCCTTCGAACAGCGCTTGGAGCCAGCGCAGGAAGCGCCGCGCGTCGATCATCAGTCGGCGGCAGGTTTACAACCGTCTATGCCGGAGGAAGTCTCACTCGAATCTCCTATGCGGCCTGAGCCTCAGGCTGGCTTTGAGCCGCCCCCGCGTCGTGTCACGCCCGCGGTCGAGCAGCCCGCCCCCGCGTCTCAGCAGCGCGCGCAGCAGTCGGCTGCCATGCTGGGCGAGGCGGAAGTGGCCGAAATTCTCGATGCAGCACGTCAGCACGTATTGCCGCAAGAGCCAGCGCGTGTCGCTCCGGCCGCACAGCCCATTCGCCCCTCCGTCGTCGCAGCAGCACCGGTGGTTGCGCCTCCGCCGGTGCGCGAACCCGGCACCGAATTCCAGCGCATATTGGAAGCGGAAATGTCCAACAATCTGACTGCCGAGCGGATCATCCCGAATGCGCAGGCACAACGGCAAATACAGCAGCAGCCCGCAGTTTCCCCACAGCAACGCCGAGATCCGGAACTCGCTCCGATGGCCGGGTCGGATGCCGCGCTTCAGAAGGAGGTTGCACGTATCTTCGGTGAAATGAGCGTCAACCGCGACAAATAA
- the dksA gene encoding RNA polymerase-binding protein DksA — translation MSEKIDLSSYVPSEDEEFMNGNQRAYFRAKLVAWKNDILREARETLDHLAEESANHPDLADRASSETDRAIELRARDRQRKLISKIDAALQRIEDGTYGYCEETGEPIGLKRLDARPIATLSIEAQERHERREKVYRDE, via the coding sequence TTGAGTGAGAAGATCGATCTTAGCAGTTATGTACCCTCTGAGGATGAGGAGTTCATGAATGGAAACCAGCGTGCCTATTTTCGTGCAAAGCTAGTCGCCTGGAAAAATGACATCTTAAGGGAAGCGCGCGAAACCCTCGATCATCTGGCCGAAGAAAGCGCAAACCATCCGGATCTCGCTGATAGGGCTTCTTCTGAAACTGACAGAGCCATCGAGCTTCGGGCTCGCGACCGTCAGCGCAAGCTTATCTCAAAAATTGACGCCGCTCTGCAGCGGATCGAGGACGGGACCTACGGTTACTGCGAGGAAACCGGCGAACCGATCGGTCTCAAGCGCCTGGACGCCCGCCCGATTGCCACCTTGTCGATCGAAGCGCAGGAACGCCACGAGCGCCGCGAAAAAGTCTATCGCGACGAATAA
- a CDS encoding SixA phosphatase family protein, translating to MTRITPPPSRIYLLRHAKAQRPASGQKDFDRALSDKGYAAAEIVAEKAVEKDYKPDLVISSTALRCRQTADAIRRAMSPSTEFRYVDALYDATTDIYLEIISSQATNDSVMLVGHNPTIERTLEALIGHDALVSAIPDGFPTAGLAVVDSTPSGWVLTDFVTR from the coding sequence ATGACCCGCATCACGCCGCCGCCTTCCCGGATTTATCTGTTGCGTCATGCCAAGGCTCAGCGACCCGCGTCCGGCCAGAAGGATTTCGACCGCGCGCTCAGCGACAAAGGCTATGCCGCAGCCGAAATCGTTGCCGAAAAAGCCGTCGAAAAGGACTACAAGCCGGATCTCGTCATCTCTTCGACGGCGTTGCGCTGTCGCCAAACCGCCGACGCCATTCGCCGCGCCATGAGCCCTTCTACAGAGTTTCGTTACGTCGATGCGCTATACGACGCCACAACGGACATCTATCTCGAAATCATCTCATCGCAGGCGACCAATGACTCCGTCATGCTGGTCGGCCATAACCCGACCATAGAACGGACGCTGGAAGCGCTAATTGGCCATGACGCCTTGGTCTCCGCGATTCCCGATGGCTTTCCGACCGCCGGACTTGCCGTCGTCGACTCGACGCCGTCGGGCTGGGTTCTGACGGATTTCGTCACCAGATAG
- a CDS encoding YcjX family protein, whose protein sequence is MPPSLTSFTDDALIAFDNLIDRTTGLVNPTIRLGVTGLSRSGKTVFISSLVHNLLNGGRLPLFEPVQSGRVSAVRLEPQPDDAVPRFQYEDHIRALVKERIWPDSTRAISELRITLDYQSASGWNRLFSPGRLSIDIVDYPGEWLLDLPLLAKDFRAFSEETLTLAKTGIRAELSRAWLAMTQATDAATAADETTARELATAFANYLKACKSDERSLSTLPPGRFLLPGDLDGSPALTFAPLVPPVEGKAQKGSLWAMMERRYEAYKSVVVKPFFREHFARLDRQIVLVDALQAINRGPEAVQDLERALTDVLACFRPGANSFFSSLLGRRIDRVLVAATKADHLHHESHDRLEALTRRLVERAIERIGMAGAGIEVMAIASVRATREATVKRDGHTLPVIVGTPMDRETIGGESFDGNRKTAIFPGDLPENPQWLFDALEGDAANVHLPEVNVVRFRPPELDESVGGIKLSVPHIRLDRAMQFLFGDRLA, encoded by the coding sequence TTGCCGCCAAGCCTGACCTCCTTCACAGACGACGCCCTGATCGCCTTCGATAATCTCATCGACCGCACGACGGGTCTCGTCAATCCGACGATCCGCCTCGGCGTCACCGGTCTTTCGCGTTCGGGCAAGACCGTCTTCATTTCCTCCCTGGTTCATAATCTGCTGAACGGTGGTCGCCTGCCGCTGTTCGAGCCGGTGCAATCCGGCCGCGTCTCCGCCGTTCGTCTCGAGCCTCAGCCCGACGATGCCGTACCGCGCTTCCAATACGAGGATCACATCCGTGCGTTGGTGAAGGAGCGCATCTGGCCGGATTCGACCCGGGCTATCTCCGAGCTCCGCATCACGCTGGACTATCAAAGCGCCAGCGGGTGGAATCGGCTGTTTTCACCCGGTCGCCTTTCCATAGACATTGTCGACTATCCCGGCGAATGGCTGCTCGATCTGCCATTGCTCGCCAAGGATTTCCGGGCCTTCAGCGAGGAGACGCTGACGCTTGCCAAGACCGGCATTCGCGCGGAGCTGTCGCGTGCTTGGCTCGCGATGACGCAAGCGACCGATGCTGCCACAGCCGCTGATGAGACGACCGCACGCGAACTCGCCACCGCCTTCGCCAACTATCTCAAGGCCTGCAAATCCGACGAACGTTCGCTGTCGACCTTGCCGCCAGGCCGCTTCCTGCTGCCGGGCGATCTCGACGGTTCGCCGGCGCTGACTTTCGCGCCGCTGGTGCCTCCGGTAGAAGGCAAGGCGCAGAAGGGCTCGTTGTGGGCGATGATGGAGCGCCGCTACGAGGCCTACAAATCGGTCGTGGTAAAACCGTTCTTCCGTGAACATTTCGCCCGCCTCGACCGACAGATCGTCCTCGTGGACGCACTGCAGGCCATCAACCGAGGCCCGGAAGCGGTGCAGGACCTGGAGCGGGCGCTGACGGACGTGCTTGCCTGCTTCCGCCCAGGCGCCAATTCTTTTTTCTCCTCATTGCTTGGCCGTCGCATCGACCGGGTGCTGGTTGCCGCGACCAAGGCCGATCATCTTCATCACGAAAGCCACGACCGGTTGGAGGCGTTGACCCGCCGCCTGGTGGAACGCGCCATAGAACGTATCGGCATGGCCGGTGCCGGCATCGAGGTCATGGCGATCGCCTCTGTCCGTGCCACCCGCGAGGCAACGGTAAAGCGCGACGGCCATACCCTCCCCGTCATCGTCGGCACGCCAATGGACCGGGAGACGATCGGCGGCGAGAGCTTCGACGGCAACCGCAAGACGGCGATCTTCCCAGGGGACTTGCCGGAAAATCCGCAGTGGCTGTTCGATGCGCTGGAAGGGGATGCAGCAAACGTACATTTGCCCGAGGTTAATGTCGTCCGCTTCCGTCCGCCGGAGTTGGACGAGTCCGTTGGCGGCATCAAGCTCTCCGTGCCGCATATCCGCCTCGACCGCGCCATGCAGTTCCTGTTCGGAGACCGTCTAGCATGA
- a CDS encoding YcjF family protein, with product MTKPPPDDPRGLSRRPAAFSLGPEASKEVAPAKTAAEAPRREPRSFDTEVVLTPDEEDPFLSPALAASADEAAIAAPRRRGLSFGKIAAGAFGILLSLAFGLWTDRLIRDLFDRADWLGYTALAVLGIGTLAVLAIVIRETAGMMRLAAVQTIKAEAEAAIAETRPARAKALVQRLCTLLEANPETARGRATLKAAEDDIIDAPQLIDLAERELLGPLDRRARGLILGASKRVSVVTAVSPRALVDILYVLYEAAKLVRAMAELYGGRPGTLGMIRLMRDVLAHLAVTGSIAVGDSIVQQLIGHGLASKLSARLGEGVVNGMMTARIGIAAMDLCRPLSFKALKRPGISDFAGDLAPNISGR from the coding sequence ATGACGAAGCCGCCCCCAGACGATCCCAGAGGCCTTTCCCGCCGTCCCGCCGCCTTTTCGCTGGGGCCGGAGGCATCGAAAGAAGTTGCGCCCGCCAAAACGGCGGCCGAAGCGCCGCGCCGCGAGCCACGGAGTTTCGATACAGAAGTCGTTCTGACGCCGGATGAGGAAGATCCGTTCCTCAGTCCCGCCCTCGCCGCCTCGGCTGACGAAGCCGCAATTGCCGCGCCGCGCCGCAGAGGTCTTTCCTTCGGCAAGATCGCCGCCGGCGCCTTCGGCATTCTTTTGTCGCTTGCCTTCGGTCTCTGGACCGATCGACTGATTCGCGATCTCTTCGATCGTGCCGACTGGTTGGGCTATACCGCCCTTGCGGTGCTCGGCATCGGCACTCTCGCTGTCCTCGCCATTGTCATTCGCGAGACCGCGGGCATGATGCGGCTTGCCGCCGTTCAGACGATCAAAGCCGAGGCGGAAGCTGCCATTGCCGAGACGCGTCCGGCGCGCGCAAAAGCCCTGGTCCAGCGCCTATGCACGCTTTTGGAGGCCAATCCGGAAACGGCAAGAGGCCGCGCCACGCTGAAGGCGGCAGAGGACGATATCATTGACGCGCCGCAGTTGATCGACCTTGCCGAACGCGAACTGCTCGGCCCGCTGGACCGCCGCGCCCGAGGGCTGATTCTCGGCGCTTCTAAAAGAGTGTCGGTCGTCACGGCCGTTAGCCCGCGTGCGCTGGTGGACATTCTCTACGTGCTTTATGAAGCGGCCAAGCTGGTGCGCGCGATGGCGGAGCTCTACGGCGGCAGGCCCGGCACGCTCGGCATGATCCGATTGATGCGGGACGTACTCGCGCACCTCGCCGTTACCGGCTCCATCGCCGTCGGCGACAGCATCGTGCAGCAGTTGATCGGCCACGGTTTAGCCTCGAAACTTTCGGCTCGTCTGGGTGAAGGCGTCGTCAACGGCATGATGACGGCGCGCATCGGCATCGCAGCAATGGACCTCTGTAGGCCCCTGTCGTTCAAGGCGTTGAAGCGGCCGGGGATCAGTGACTTCGCGGGCGACCTCGCGCCGAACATCAGCGGCCGCTGA
- the folK gene encoding 2-amino-4-hydroxy-6-hydroxymethyldihydropteridine diphosphokinase has protein sequence MALALRTLDGRADCRIAGVSRLYRTPPWGKTDQSFFYNSCAAVDTTLSPEALLDVCLGIEREMKRVRIERWGPRTLDIDILTYGDIERAEPLLTIPHPRMTERGFVLMPLADFDADLVIKGRKVAEWLSEADVRGIDVADENRNWWKVA, from the coding sequence ATGGCGCTTGCCTTGCGGACATTAGACGGGCGCGCGGACTGCCGCATTGCCGGGGTTTCTCGTCTTTACCGCACGCCGCCCTGGGGCAAGACTGACCAGTCTTTCTTCTATAATTCCTGTGCAGCCGTCGATACCACGCTGTCGCCGGAGGCGCTGCTCGATGTGTGCCTCGGTATCGAGCGTGAGATGAAGCGGGTGCGCATCGAACGCTGGGGGCCGCGGACGCTCGATATCGATATCCTGACCTATGGCGATATCGAACGGGCCGAGCCGCTATTGACGATCCCGCATCCGCGCATGACCGAGCGTGGGTTCGTGCTGATGCCGCTTGCGGATTTCGACGCCGATCTCGTGATCAAGGGCCGCAAGGTGGCGGAGTGGTTGAGCGAGGCGGATGTGCGGGGAATAGATGTTGCGGATGAAAATCGCAATTGGTGGAAGGTGGCGTAG